The following are encoded in a window of Impatiens glandulifera chromosome 5, dImpGla2.1, whole genome shotgun sequence genomic DNA:
- the LOC124939855 gene encoding pyridoxine/pyridoxamine 5'-phosphate oxidase 2: protein MEKAVAPWKQLLLTALESNSSTTKNSAAFIQLATLGPDGRPANRTVVFRGFQEMTEKIQINTDCRSRKIDDLKHCPYAEICWYFTESWEQFRINGRVDVIDGSCSDLMKLQQREKAWFASSLRSRLQYLGPHPGLPSLTEQDPPPSIIDAGGGPVDSFCQLVLEPDKVDYLNLKIGKRVHFTSEVTINGDKHWTSDNINP, encoded by the exons ATGGAAAAAGCAGTGGCGCCATGGAAACAGTTGCTCCTCACAGCACTTGAATCCAATTCCTCTACTACTAAGAATTCCGCCGCCTTCATTCAGCTT GCAACGCTCGGACCTGATGGCAGACCTGCAAATCGCACTGTCGTCTTTag AGGATTTCAAGAAATGACCGAAAAGATCCAGATCAATACTGATTGCAGAAGTCGCAAg ATTGACGATCTTAAGCACTGTCCATATGCTGAG ATTTGCTGGTACTTTACTGAATCTTGGGAGCAATTTAGGATTAATGGAAGAGTTGATGTTATTGATGGGTCTTGTTCAGACTTGATGAAGCTTCAG CAAAGGGAGAAAGCCTGGTTTGCTAGTTCTTTGAGGTCGAGACTACAGTATTTAGGGCCTCATCCAGGTCTACCATCATTAACTGAACAAGATCCTCCACCTTCCATAATAGATGCAGGAGGAGGGCCTGTTGATTCATTCTGTCAGCTAGTTCTTGAACCTGATAAG GTTGATTATCTGAATTTGAAGATTGGTAAAAGGGTACATTTCACATCTGAAGTGACCATCAATGGAGATAAGCATTGGACTTCAGACAACATTAATCCATGA